From a single Kitasatospora sp. NBC_00458 genomic region:
- the pglW gene encoding BREX system serine/threonine kinase PglW: MEDGRWTTVTDSEFEHERRGLSAIRRQLPNADPWRAWSNFTFTANSGHVREVDLLVVTPGGVHLIELKDWHGSVESRNGTWLQTQPSGRQVAHSNPLHLANKKAKELASLLSQSAGPHDRKRWWVSEAVCFTDNALDVRLPSHDRNGVFDVKGLVEHLSRPPRDEASRIKSVDSAQLTRLLARIGIARSNAEYRVGPYRLDRKAFDSGPTWADYLGHHADLQEVARVRIYLRERGADQSLQESVERAARREAAVLTGFRHPGVVQLAQYDASGHSAGPALIFKYDQRTLRLDEYMAQYGEKLDLPARMALVRQLAETVRSAHSRRLYHRTLSARAVHVVPVRRTPGASEDAAWLTPRLQLSDWQVALRSGSASQGGTAALERAGLAPTRASHLGQHLSEAADPYLAPELTVRDADPIALDVYGLGVLTYLLVTGQAPASSQAELEAKLEQDEGLRPGAVKDGVPQDLDLLVDCATAYDPQRRLATVDEFLELLEDVESAITEPTAGTGSAGHDAKKQSAADAGTVPAHTKPEPEPEPDPLQAVAGQVLAGRWEVLRRIGTGSTSRAFLVRDLTVEEEGKTRSLAVLKIALSDNRAAVLRREAESMSLLRPDSRVIRLKVPEPVLIGGRTVLVLEYVGDERAALEGRSKQETVARQLREQGRLTIDQLDAYGDYLFGAVDFLEGEGVWHRDIKPDNIAIRVRPNRTRELVLIDFSLANLDVKEVEAGTEGYLDPFIGTLTRSVYDAHAERYAVAVTLHEMASAELPVWGDGRALPRQTDPVAFPTARVAADAFDPQVRDALIAFFAQALHRDVAKRFSDLKPMRDAWKRIFLALDEVRPSSRTRHADPSAPTGPEQQTVAEGDTSAEAAVTEAEPESVSDHRNALAAQVTSGTLLDLSGLSPAAVSFVHGLGLTTVQDLLDLSQRGLVNKPGLGAKTRRELQDRMKQWRIALAQQPAAPLGAEGREAAGAELSELEAEVARLAVTSGADPSTFSTQTLRRFSLDILATLFVPELNRQSSNRKTVETVRLLLRLPGENSELPGGHAWPRQSDFYQQVGITQGRVAQIVSEQRRRWAKHPAIEQVRAEVIELLAGLGRVASAVEIADALAVRRGTQLQDKRHRRALALAAVRVAVEIDQLKRDDKAIAHLANRDAADDVLGAGLLALEYREAIDAPDTPSAPGLLDYAARLGKVADRLARSETLPTSGTVLTELSAVAQPSGNVPEWDERRMVTLAAAASQRAAATPRLEIYPRDLSLVRALRITQAGVVRWVPELPTELQPGLTAADVHRHVRARFPELSAELPEGGALSRALAEAGFDLVLGVREGSRQERYIPRPMDGRTTGATFMTVIPGRGSDRSSSRPATTQLYSDNPEERLQARADQQLADARERDGFRVLTVRTQVAGAAREALVREYGVEPVSAAGLFLAALHEQVDPRPRPTWETILRADVAPAGTTARMKFSEYAVTAWGAAEARLTDLVRTGESSPLLVTDAAVFARYDAMGVLHRLAEWARQGRRGLWLLCPQSDATAPPHFGATVVPYQAGLNEWVKLNDAWVNEKKLPAAPAMANVNGTGDSQ; the protein is encoded by the coding sequence GAGGATGGCCGCTGGACGACGGTCACCGACTCCGAGTTCGAGCACGAGCGCCGCGGGTTGAGTGCCATCCGCCGGCAGCTGCCGAACGCTGACCCGTGGCGCGCCTGGTCCAACTTCACCTTCACCGCCAACAGCGGGCACGTGCGTGAGGTCGACCTGCTGGTTGTCACGCCTGGCGGCGTACATCTGATCGAGCTCAAGGATTGGCACGGCTCGGTCGAGTCTCGCAACGGCACCTGGCTGCAGACTCAGCCGAGCGGCCGCCAGGTCGCTCACAGTAACCCGTTGCATCTGGCCAACAAGAAGGCCAAGGAACTGGCCAGCCTGCTCTCCCAGAGCGCCGGGCCGCACGATCGCAAGCGCTGGTGGGTCTCCGAGGCCGTCTGCTTTACCGACAACGCCCTTGATGTGCGCCTCCCGTCCCATGATCGCAACGGGGTCTTTGACGTGAAGGGGCTGGTCGAGCACCTGTCCCGGCCGCCGCGCGACGAGGCCAGCCGGATCAAGAGTGTGGACTCCGCCCAGCTCACGCGCCTGCTGGCCCGCATCGGCATCGCCCGCAGCAACGCGGAGTACCGGGTTGGCCCGTACCGGCTCGACCGCAAGGCGTTCGACAGCGGGCCCACTTGGGCCGACTACCTGGGGCACCACGCCGACCTTCAGGAGGTAGCGCGGGTCCGAATCTATCTGCGCGAGCGCGGCGCGGACCAGTCGCTCCAGGAGTCGGTGGAGCGAGCTGCCCGGCGCGAGGCCGCGGTTCTCACCGGTTTCCGTCATCCCGGCGTTGTCCAGCTGGCGCAGTACGACGCTTCGGGCCACTCGGCAGGCCCAGCGCTGATCTTCAAGTATGACCAGCGAACCCTGCGCCTGGACGAGTACATGGCCCAGTATGGCGAGAAGCTCGACCTGCCAGCCAGGATGGCACTGGTCCGGCAGCTCGCCGAGACCGTCCGCTCCGCCCACAGCCGCCGTCTCTACCACCGGACGCTCTCCGCGCGGGCAGTGCACGTCGTCCCCGTGCGACGCACGCCGGGCGCCAGCGAGGACGCGGCCTGGCTGACGCCCCGACTTCAGCTCTCGGACTGGCAGGTCGCGCTGCGCTCGGGCTCCGCCAGCCAGGGCGGGACAGCGGCGCTGGAGCGGGCCGGTCTGGCGCCGACGCGCGCCTCACACCTCGGCCAGCACCTCTCCGAAGCGGCAGACCCCTACCTGGCACCGGAGCTGACGGTCCGTGACGCTGACCCGATCGCGCTCGATGTGTACGGCCTGGGCGTGCTCACCTACCTGCTGGTCACCGGCCAAGCTCCTGCGTCCAGCCAGGCAGAGCTGGAGGCGAAGCTGGAGCAGGACGAAGGCCTGCGGCCCGGCGCCGTCAAGGACGGGGTGCCACAGGATCTCGATCTGCTGGTCGACTGCGCCACCGCCTACGACCCGCAGCGACGCCTGGCAACGGTGGACGAGTTTCTGGAGTTGCTAGAGGACGTCGAGTCCGCGATCACCGAGCCGACTGCAGGCACGGGTAGTGCTGGACATGACGCCAAGAAGCAGTCGGCGGCAGACGCCGGCACGGTCCCGGCTCACACAAAGCCCGAGCCGGAACCGGAGCCGGACCCCCTCCAGGCCGTGGCCGGGCAGGTCCTGGCGGGACGTTGGGAGGTGCTGCGCCGGATAGGCACCGGCTCCACCAGTCGGGCTTTCCTCGTCCGCGACCTCACAGTGGAAGAGGAAGGCAAGACCCGTAGCCTCGCAGTACTGAAGATCGCGCTCTCGGACAACCGAGCTGCGGTGCTGCGCCGCGAGGCTGAAAGCATGTCCCTGCTGCGCCCGGACTCCCGGGTGATCCGCCTAAAGGTGCCCGAACCGGTGCTGATCGGCGGTCGGACGGTGCTGGTCCTTGAGTACGTCGGTGACGAGCGTGCCGCTCTGGAAGGTAGGAGCAAGCAGGAGACTGTCGCCCGGCAACTGCGTGAGCAGGGTCGGCTGACGATCGACCAGCTGGACGCCTACGGGGACTACCTGTTCGGCGCGGTGGACTTCCTGGAGGGCGAGGGTGTCTGGCATCGCGACATTAAGCCGGACAACATCGCAATCCGGGTGCGTCCCAATCGCACCCGCGAGCTGGTGCTGATCGACTTCTCGCTGGCCAATCTTGACGTCAAGGAGGTCGAGGCTGGGACAGAGGGCTATCTCGACCCTTTCATCGGCACGCTGACCCGCAGTGTCTACGACGCACACGCGGAGCGCTATGCCGTCGCTGTGACTCTGCACGAGATGGCATCTGCCGAGCTGCCCGTCTGGGGCGACGGCCGTGCCCTGCCGAGACAGACCGATCCGGTCGCCTTCCCGACAGCCCGGGTGGCGGCCGACGCCTTCGACCCGCAGGTCCGGGACGCGCTGATCGCCTTCTTCGCGCAGGCGCTCCATCGGGACGTCGCCAAACGATTCAGCGACCTGAAGCCGATGCGGGACGCGTGGAAGCGAATCTTCCTCGCACTGGATGAAGTCCGGCCTTCCAGCCGCACTCGCCACGCCGACCCGTCTGCCCCGACCGGTCCGGAGCAGCAGACTGTCGCCGAAGGGGACACCTCTGCCGAGGCAGCGGTCACGGAGGCCGAGCCGGAGAGCGTCTCGGATCATCGCAACGCGCTCGCAGCGCAGGTCACCTCCGGGACCCTGCTCGACCTTTCCGGCCTCAGCCCGGCCGCGGTCTCCTTCGTTCACGGCCTCGGTCTGACGACCGTGCAGGATCTGCTCGACCTGAGCCAACGTGGTTTGGTGAACAAGCCGGGTCTGGGTGCCAAGACCCGCCGTGAGCTGCAGGACCGGATGAAGCAGTGGCGCATCGCCCTCGCCCAGCAGCCGGCCGCACCGCTGGGCGCGGAGGGGCGGGAGGCTGCGGGCGCTGAGCTCAGCGAGCTGGAGGCGGAGGTCGCGCGGCTGGCCGTCACATCCGGAGCCGATCCCTCCACGTTCTCGACGCAGACCCTGCGCCGCTTCAGTCTGGATATTCTGGCGACGCTGTTCGTCCCCGAGCTGAACAGGCAAAGCAGCAATCGCAAAACGGTGGAGACCGTGCGTCTGCTGCTACGCCTGCCAGGCGAGAACAGCGAATTGCCGGGCGGCCATGCTTGGCCTCGGCAGAGCGACTTCTACCAGCAGGTCGGCATCACGCAGGGCCGGGTCGCGCAGATCGTCTCCGAGCAGCGCCGCCGCTGGGCCAAGCACCCTGCGATCGAGCAGGTCCGGGCTGAGGTCATCGAGCTGCTCGCCGGCCTGGGGCGTGTAGCTTCTGCGGTGGAGATCGCGGATGCTCTCGCCGTACGGCGTGGCACCCAGCTGCAGGACAAGCGGCATCGCCGGGCCCTGGCGCTCGCAGCGGTCCGGGTCGCGGTGGAGATCGACCAGCTGAAGCGGGATGACAAGGCGATCGCTCACCTAGCGAACCGGGACGCGGCCGATGACGTCCTTGGCGCGGGGCTGCTGGCGCTGGAATACCGCGAGGCCATCGACGCGCCCGATACCCCGTCCGCCCCCGGGCTCTTGGACTACGCGGCACGACTCGGCAAGGTCGCCGACCGACTGGCCCGCTCGGAGACACTGCCGACTTCGGGGACAGTACTGACAGAGCTGTCAGCCGTCGCCCAACCGAGCGGCAATGTGCCCGAGTGGGACGAGCGCCGGATGGTGACGTTGGCAGCTGCTGCTTCCCAGCGGGCGGCCGCGACACCTCGTCTGGAGATCTATCCGCGCGACCTGTCCCTGGTGCGTGCTCTGCGGATTACCCAGGCCGGCGTGGTGCGATGGGTGCCAGAGCTGCCGACCGAACTGCAGCCGGGGCTCACCGCGGCGGACGTCCACAGGCATGTACGGGCACGCTTCCCAGAGTTGTCAGCGGAGCTACCGGAGGGCGGCGCGCTGTCACGGGCGCTGGCGGAGGCTGGATTCGACCTCGTGCTGGGCGTCCGCGAAGGAAGCCGCCAGGAGCGCTACATCCCTCGCCCCATGGACGGCAGGACCACCGGGGCTACGTTCATGACCGTGATCCCCGGCCGCGGCTCCGATCGTAGCTCGTCCAGGCCGGCGACGACGCAGCTTTACTCCGACAATCCTGAGGAGCGCTTGCAGGCCCGCGCCGACCAGCAGCTCGCGGACGCTCGGGAGCGCGATGGGTTCAGAGTGCTGACCGTCCGTACCCAGGTGGCAGGCGCGGCGCGGGAAGCGCTCGTGCGGGAGTACGGCGTCGAGCCAGTGTCCGCGGCAGGCCTCTTCCTGGCCGCGCTGCACGAGCAAGTGGATCCTCGCCCCAGGCCGACCTGGGAGACGATCCTGCGTGCGGACGTCGCGCCGGCCGGAACGACGGCGCGGATGAAGTTCAGCGAGTATGCCGTCACTGCTTGGGGCGCGGCCGAGGCGCGACTCACGGATCTGGTGCGAACAGGGGAAAGCAGTCCGTTGCTGGTGACCGACGCGGCGGTCTTCGCCCGGTACGACGCAATGGGCGTCCTGCACCGGCTCGCCGAATGGGCGCGGCAGGGTCGACGCGGCCTCTGGCTGCTGTGTCCGCAGTCGGACGCCACGGCACCGCCGCACTTCGGGGCGACGGTGGTGCCGTATCAGGCAGGCCTTAACGAGTGGGTCAAGCTCAACGATGCTTGGGTGAACGAGAAAAAGCTGCCAGCCGCACCGGCGATGGCGAACGTGAACGGGACTGGAGATTCGCAGTGA